The sequence TAACCTAGAAATTTAATCTGGGTGATATTCCTACAGGGTGAAAGATTGACCTACTTGTAGGTTTAACTCTTTCGCCAATTCAGCACCAGTCACCTTTCCTGCGCCACCCTTGGCTTTGAGGACCTCAATCTGTCCGCCATGGCAAGTGACAAAGAATGAATCTAGGGTGATCTGAGTAATTTCTCCAGGCTTTCCTTTAACAGCGCCATAAGTTGCAGCGATATGCTTATGGCAATCGTAGATCTGCACTTTCTGCTCACCAAACTTTGTCCATGCCCCAGGCGCTGGATTGCAAGCCCGGATGAGGTTATAGATTTGGCTGATATGTGTTGCCCAGTGAATCTGTGCGGCATTAGCATCAAACCAACCTTCGTAGTTGGCTTGTGATTCATCTTGAACCACCTCTTGATGCTTGCCTGCTACTACAAGGTCTGCAGCTTCTAGCAATGCTTTCACGCCAATTGGAAATAGATGATCAAAGTAGATTTTTCCAAGAGTGTCATCGGGACCGACAGCAACTTCCTTTTGCAAAATCACTTCGCCCTCATCTAAACCATCAGAAGGACGGAAAATCGTTAAGCCCGTTTTTTCTTCGCCCAATGCAATCGCCCAATTGATAGCGCTCGGACCACGATACTTTGGCAAAAGTGATGGGTGGTATTGAATTGTGCCGTGCTTCGGAATCTTACAGAGCTCTTGCGGAACAAACTGCAATACATAGGCCATCACGCAGATGTCCGCATTGCTATCAATCATGGCTTGAGCAGCCTCTGGACCCTTGAGCGAGCTAAACTGCAAGGGGGTCAATCCCCTTGCTAGCGCAGCCTCTTTAAGCACTTCAGGCTTAGTTGATTTGGGATTATCTGGTGGACAGAAAACGGCAACCACTTCATCGCCGCGATCTAAAAAGGCCTCTAAAGCCGCCTTACCGAAATCCGCACTCCCAATCAAGGCGACCCGCATCTTAAATAACCTTATCGTGACGGAGAGAAATCAATTCATCTGTTGAGTAACCAAGTTCACTCAAAATCTCATCAGTGTGCTCACCGAGCAATGGCGAACGCAACACCTCAGTGGGGCTATCAGACATCTTGATCGGATTACCGACAGTTAGGTACTTGCCACGAATCGGGTGATCTACTTCAACTACAGTACCAGTAGCACGCAATGCAGGTTCTTCTGCAATCTCTTTCATGGACAAAATTGGGCCACATGGAATGTCGTATTTATTCAAGACATCCATCACCTCAAACTTACTCATGGTCATGGTCCACTTTTCGATCTCACCAAAGATCTCCATCAAATGGGGCAAGCGAGCCATTGGCGATGCAAAACGTACATCCGTAATCCAGTCTTCACGACCAATGACTTTGCAAATCGCTTCCCATACAGGGGCTTGTACAACTACATAAATATAGGAGTTGGGATCAGTCTCCCAGCCTTTACATTTCAGAATCCAACCAGGTTGACCACCACCAGAGGCATTACCGGCGCGGGGTACAGACTCACCAAACTCGCCATTCGGGTACTGTGGGTACTCTTTCATCGTGCCATTGCGCTCAAGGCGCTGTTGATCGCGCAACTTCACGCGGCACAAGTTTAGTACCGCGTCTTGCATTGCAGCCAATACCTTTTGACCGCGGCCAGTATGAGTGCGCTGATACAAAGCAGTAACGATGCCTAGTGCCAAATGTAAACCAGTACCACTATCACCAATCTGCGCACCAGTTACCATCGGAGGGCCATCATCAAAACCGGTAGTGGATGCAGAACCACCAGCACACTGCGCAACGTTCTCATAGACTTTGCAATCTTCGTATGGACCAGGACCAAATCCTTTGACTGATGCCATGATCATCATTGGGTTGAGTTCTTGAATACGCTCCCAAGTAAATCCCATGCGATCGAGTGCACCCGGTGCAAAGTTTTCCACCAATACGTCACATTCCTTGATCAAACGCTCAAGAATTTCTTTGCCCTTTTGGGTTTTGGTATTCACCGTGATTGAACGCTTGTTATGGTTCAACATGGTGAAATACAAACTATCTGCGTCAGGAATATCACGCAACTGACCGCGTGTTGCATCCCCTTCACCAGATTTTTCTACCTTGATAACGTCAGCTCCGAACCAAGCGAGTAATTGCGTACAGGTTGGCCCAGATTGAACGTGCGTAAAGTCGAGGATTTTGACCCCTTCTAGTGCTTTTGCCATGATTTAAGTCCTAATAAGAATGAAATTTTGAATTAGGGCAATTTTACCAGCGAGAAATGGGGGTAAATCAGTTATGCCCGCTTTTTGGGCATCCATGCCAGATCAGCCTTAATCATTACTTCTAAAGCCTATATGCGGTTATGCAAGAGGGTTTTCAAGGTCAGCGATCCGCTTTTTGAGCGCCCTCTCCTGGGCAAAGCGCTCAGTTTCATCCCGAATCACCGCTAAGACTCCATTCGCTTGATGATGGTCATCAAACAACATCCCCACTGTAAAAGCGATAGAAAGCGTGCTGCCATCTTTGTGTAAGGCGGGAACTTTTAGCAAAGAAGCGCCATAACGGGTGGTACCCGTCTTCATTGAATTGCTATAGCCCGCGTTATGTTGATGACGCTGGCGCTCAGGCACGATCAGATCTAAAGTCTGGCCAAGCGCCTCTGCTGCTGAGTAACCAAAGATGCGCGTTGCTGCCGGATTCCACAGAATGATCTTTTCATGCGCATCCGCAACAATAATGGCATCACCCATGCACTGAACCAATTGATGTAGATCTACAGTTGTATTCATGTTCTCAGTCTATAGAATAAAAAAGGCGCTCACAAGGAGCGCCTTTAAATTCATGCGGTAACTAGAAATTAAACCGCACGTGCCTCGTGCAATTTAGCAATTTCTTCTTTGCCATATCCAAGGTCAGCCAACACTTCATCAGTGTGCTCACCCAATACTGGAGAAGGCTTCACTTCAATTTCCAAATCAGAGAACTTGATTGGGCTACCGATAGTCAAATACTTGCCACGAACCTTGTGGTCAACTTCAACAATCGAACCGCTCTTACGCAAGTCTGGTGAGTTTGCTAGTTCTTTCATAGAGAGGACTGGCGCGCAAGGAATGTCGAACTTGCGGAGAATATCCACAGCTTCGTATTTAGTCTTGTCTTTAAGCCAGTCTTCGATGGTTGCGAAGATGTCAAAAATCTTGTCTTGACGCGCTTCAGCAGTCATATAGGCTGGATCAGTTGCCCACTCTGGTTTGCCCAATGCTTTGGTAATTGGCTCCCAAGCATGGCCTTGAATAGTGAAGTAGATATAGGCATTAGGATCAGTTTCCCAGCCCTTACACTTCAACACCCAACCTGGCTGACCACCACCACCAGCGTTACCGCCACGTGGAACTACGTCAGTAAATGAACCGTGTGGGTACTGTGGATACTCTTCCAAGTAACCAATTTTGTCTAAACGCTGTTGATCGCGCAACTTCACGCGGCACAAGTTCAATACAGCGTCTTGCATTGAGCAAGAAACTTTTTGACCTTTGCCAGTTTTTTGACGCTGCATCAATGCAGTCAAAATACCAATTGCCAAGTGCATACCAGTATTAGAGTCGCCTAACGCTGCAGCAGAAACTGTTGGAGGACCATCCCAGAAACCAGTGGTAGAAGCAGCGCCACCAGCACATTGCGCTACGTTCTCATACACTTTCAAGTCTTCGTATGAGTGGCCATCGCTAAAGCCTTTAACGGAAGCCAAAATCATTTTTGGATTCAGCTCCTGAATACGCTTCCAAGAGAATCCCATACGATCTAATGCGCCTGGGCCAAAGTTTTCCACCATGACGTCAGAGGTCTTGATCATCTTTTCCAACACTTCTTTACCTTCAGGCGTTTTGGTGTCCAAAGTTAAAGAACGCTTGTTACCGTTGAGCATAGTGAAGTACAAAGCATCTGCACCTGGCACATCGCGCAACTGGCTACGGGTTACGTCACCAGATCCTGGACGCTCTACCTTAATGACGTCAGCACCATAAAAGCCCAATAGCTGAGTACATGCAGGACCTGCTTGTACGTGGGTGAAGTCAATAATGCGAATGCCGTCTAATGGTTTAGTCATGTTTGTTTCTCCTTAATTATTTCTTATTTGTTACTCAATGTATTCCAAAAATATGATCTTTTTATTACTGGCTTAAATCCTGTATGAACTTATTTCTTAGAAGCTGTAGAAGCTGGGTTTAAGTTCGTTAAACGCCCGCTCTCAGTACCCGCAGTTTCATCAATGACAGCATTGATGAGTGCTGGCTTACGAGCTGCAATCGCTTCTGTTAAAGCTGCCTCTAGTTCTGCTGGAGTAGTAACGTAATAACCCACTCCACCGAATGCTTCCATCATCTTGTCGTAACGTGCATCTTTTACGAAAACGGTTGGGGCAACATCAGCACCACCAGTAGGATTTACATCGGTGCCACGATAGACGCCGTTGTTATTAAAAACTACTGTGGTGATAGGCAAGTTGTAACGGCAAATCGTTTCGAGCTCCATACCGCTAAAGCCAAATGCGCTATCGCCTTCTACGGCAACAGTTGGCAAATCACTGATTACTGCAGCACCAATGGCATAACCCATACCAATACCCATAATGCCCCAGGTACCAGAGTCAAAACGCTTACGTGGCTTGTACATATCCACGATTGCTCGGCAATAGTCAAGCGTGTTAGCGCCTTCGTTTACCAAGTTCACATCTGGGTTCTTCTTGATCACATCACGAATTGCACGCAATGCGCCGTGGAAGTTCATTGGGTTTGCTTCTTTAGCAAGCGTTTCTGCCATCTTCGCAGTGTTCTTCTCTTTCTTCTCATTAATTGCAGCAATCCATTCAGCACTTGGCTTAGGAACAGCAGCAATACCCTTCAAGAGCTCACCAACGCATGAACCGATATCACCAATCAATGGAGCGGCGATTTGTACGTTGCTATCCACTTCGTTGGCTTGAATATCAATTTGAATAAATTTCTTTGGATCTTTACCCCAGGTTTTGCCTTTGCCGTGTGCAAGCAACCAGT comes from Polynucleobacter sp. MWH-Svant-W18 and encodes:
- the frc gene encoding formyl-CoA transferase codes for the protein MAKALEGVKILDFTHVQSGPTCTQLLAWFGADVIKVEKSGEGDATRGQLRDIPDADSLYFTMLNHNKRSITVNTKTQKGKEILERLIKECDVLVENFAPGALDRMGFTWERIQELNPMMIMASVKGFGPGPYEDCKVYENVAQCAGGSASTTGFDDGPPMVTGAQIGDSGTGLHLALGIVTALYQRTHTGRGQKVLAAMQDAVLNLCRVKLRDQQRLERNGTMKEYPQYPNGEFGESVPRAGNASGGGQPGWILKCKGWETDPNSYIYVVVQAPVWEAICKVIGREDWITDVRFASPMARLPHLMEIFGEIEKWTMTMSKFEVMDVLNKYDIPCGPILSMKEIAEEPALRATGTVVEVDHPIRGKYLTVGNPIKMSDSPTEVLRSPLLGEHTDEILSELGYSTDELISLRHDKVI
- the oxc gene encoding oxalyl-CoA decarboxylase, which codes for MTTDNQNTQLTDGFHLVIDALKANDLNTIFGLVGIPITDLCRLAQAEGIRFIGFRHEQHAGNAAAIAGYMTQKPGICMTVSAPGFLNGLTALANATVNCFPMILISGSSEREIVDLQQGDYEEMDQLNAAKPYCKAAYRINHIEDIGIGFARAIRAAVSGRPGGVYLDLPAQLLSQTMPVEEAKKSIFKVIDPVPRQIPAADAVARALDVLKGAKRPLILLGKGAAYAQADKEIRDLIEKSGIPYLPMSMAKGLLPDNHPQSASAARSFVLAEADAVMLVGARLNWLLAHGKGKTWGKDPKKFIQIDIQANEVDSNVQIAAPLIGDIGSCVGELLKGIAAVPKPSAEWIAAINEKKEKNTAKMAETLAKEANPMNFHGALRAIRDVIKKNPDVNLVNEGANTLDYCRAIVDMYKPRKRFDSGTWGIMGIGMGYAIGAAVISDLPTVAVEGDSAFGFSGMELETICRYNLPITTVVFNNNGVYRGTDVNPTGGADVAPTVFVKDARYDKMMEAFGGVGYYVTTPAELEAALTEAIAARKPALINAVIDETAGTESGRLTNLNPASTASKK
- a CDS encoding PAS domain S-box protein, which codes for MNTTVDLHQLVQCMGDAIIVADAHEKIILWNPAATRIFGYSAAEALGQTLDLIVPERQRHQHNAGYSNSMKTGTTRYGASLLKVPALHKDGSTLSIAFTVGMLFDDHHQANGVLAVIRDETERFAQERALKKRIADLENPLA
- the frc gene encoding formyl-CoA transferase, producing the protein MTKPLDGIRIIDFTHVQAGPACTQLLGFYGADVIKVERPGSGDVTRSQLRDVPGADALYFTMLNGNKRSLTLDTKTPEGKEVLEKMIKTSDVMVENFGPGALDRMGFSWKRIQELNPKMILASVKGFSDGHSYEDLKVYENVAQCAGGAASTTGFWDGPPTVSAAALGDSNTGMHLAIGILTALMQRQKTGKGQKVSCSMQDAVLNLCRVKLRDQQRLDKIGYLEEYPQYPHGSFTDVVPRGGNAGGGGQPGWVLKCKGWETDPNAYIYFTIQGHAWEPITKALGKPEWATDPAYMTAEARQDKIFDIFATIEDWLKDKTKYEAVDILRKFDIPCAPVLSMKELANSPDLRKSGSIVEVDHKVRGKYLTIGSPIKFSDLEIEVKPSPVLGEHTDEVLADLGYGKEEIAKLHEARAV
- a CDS encoding methionyl-tRNA formyltransferase, which codes for MRVALIGSADFGKAALEAFLDRGDEVVAVFCPPDNPKSTKPEVLKEAALARGLTPLQFSSLKGPEAAQAMIDSNADICVMAYVLQFVPQELCKIPKHGTIQYHPSLLPKYRGPSAINWAIALGEEKTGLTIFRPSDGLDEGEVILQKEVAVGPDDTLGKIYFDHLFPIGVKALLEAADLVVAGKHQEVVQDESQANYEGWFDANAAQIHWATHISQIYNLIRACNPAPGAWTKFGEQKVQIYDCHKHIAATYGAVKGKPGEITQITLDSFFVTCHGGQIEVLKAKGGAGKVTGAELAKELNLQVGQSFTL